A genomic window from Phocoena sinus isolate mPhoSin1 chromosome 20, mPhoSin1.pri, whole genome shotgun sequence includes:
- the PIRT gene encoding phosphoinositide-interacting protein has protein sequence MDKTGPGRRLRDVKSKEGCARIPLASSLLLTGAGTRCPVLGAVTMEALPKDLEVNEKSPESKDLLPSQTASSLCISSRSESVWTPTTRSNWEIYRKPIVIMSVGGAVLLFGVVITCLAYTLNLGDKSLQVLKMTGPAFLSLGLMMLVCGLVWVPIIRKKQKQRQKSVFFQSLKSFFLNR, from the exons ATGGACAAAACAG GGCCTGGGCGCCGGCTGCGTGATGTGAAGAGCAAG GAAGGCTGTGCGAGGATTCCTCTGGCCTCGTCCTTGCTTCTAACCGGTGCTGGTACCAGGTGCCCGGTCCTGGGAGCCGTGACCATGGAGGCTCTCCCCAAGGACCTGGAGGTCAACGAGAAGTCTCCAGAATCCAAGGACCTGCTGCCCAGCCAGACCGCCAGCTCCCTGTGCATCAGCTCCAGAAGTGAGTCTGTCTGGACCCCCACCACCCGGAGTAACTGGGAGATCTACCGCAAGCCCATCGTCATCATGTCCGTGGGCGGTGCAGTCCTCCTGTTCGGTGTGGTCATCACCTGCTTGGCCTACACCCTGAACCTGGGTGACAAGAGCCTCCAGGTCCTTAAGATGACAGGGCCCGCCTTCCTGTCTCTGGGACTCATGATGCTGGTGTGCGGGCTGGTGTGGGTGCCCATcatcagaaagaaacagaagcagagacAGAAGTCAGTTTTCTTCCAGAGCCTCAAGTCCTTCTTCCTGAATCGCTGA